tgagaaaaaaatcactagatttgattgataatatGAAAGTCAGTGATTTTGCGTTTTAAAACGTGATTCTGCATGTAAAATCGTAAGGAAAGGTTAGTTGTGTCTTTCGTAAACATGATTCTACAAGAAAAGcattttaataaacaaattaaagaatcataaatttcatttagctttttttcattaaaccAAGTTCCACATACAAATACAACTTGCCAACCATAAAGTGAAAGGAGTTTTATTTAGCTAGCCTAAAACccattttctcattttgcATAATGTGAAATAGAGTGGGATCTTAAACAGAGTCGTCTCTTGAGAACGTGGTCTCGTATGGTAGGCTCTCAATTTTGACAAGACATAATAATCATCGATCTCTCcactataaaatcaaatttactTTACAcgacaaagagaaaaagagagagagaaagatggtgaatgagaagaagatgctCCCAAAACGCATCATACTAATGCGTCACGGTGAGTCAGCCGGTAACATCGACGCAGGGGCTTACGCGACCACACCCGATCACAAGATCCCTCTAACGGAAGAAGGAAGAGCGCAAGCGCGTGAGGCCGGGAAGAAAATGAGAGCCCTCATATCAACCCAAAGCGGCGGTGCGTGTGGAGAGAATTGGCGCGTGTACTTCTACGTGTCGCCTTACGAGAGAACGAGGACGACTTTGAGGGAAGTAGGAAAAGGATTCTCGAGGAAGCGCGTGATAGGAGTGAGGGAAGAGTGTAGGATCAGAGAACAAGATTTTGGGAATTTTCAAGTGGAAGAGAGGATGAGAGTTGTGAAGGAGACGAGGGAACGTTTCGGTAGATTTTTCTATCGTTTTCCCGAAGGTGAATCCGCCGCCGACGTCTACGATCGTGTTTCTAGTAagttcattattttattatagtaGACATGAATACGATTATTGATATGGATACTTGCATTAAAATAACATCGTTGAATTATATAACCtttttaatataagaaaactagtgaaattcaaattataagttttataTTGGTCAAGTCTACTTTCAGGACTTTTGACATGAGAAAAGAAGACGTATAGTTTGATTGGTTTTcgaatttgttgatttttttgggGAAGTATTCCACGTATAATAAACTAAGtattaagaaaaatcattttacGGAACCAAAATTGTGCAACTGGTGAAAGTTGTAGATGTAGACTAATTTAGATAGAATTAGTTTGTAGAATCTTAGGCTGtatctttaaataaaattactgTAGggacattcaacattttatatttcacaaaaaaaaaagaagtttttatttttgatcaGTGTTCAACTTATCTAGTAACACTAGTATATGTAAAGTGAGATCAATGtccaaattttcatttattaagaAATTTCATGGATGTTAAATCATGGATGTTATATAACATCGATCGATCAATGTCTCACCTAATTTCAAAGGTTTTCTGGAGTCTATGTGGAGAGACGTGGACATGAACAGGCATCAAGTGGATCCATCAAGTGAACTAAACCTAGTGATTGTGTCCCACGGACTGACATCTCGAGTGTTTCTAACAAAATGGTTCAAGTGGACGGTGGCAGAGTTCGAGCGGTTGAATAACTTTGGGAACTGCGAGTTCAGAGTGATGGAGTTGGGTGCGAGCGGAGAGTACACTTTCGCGATACACCACAGTGAAGAAGAGATGTTGGATTGGGGCATGTCTAAAGATATGATTGATGATCAAAAGGATCGTGTTGATGGGTGTCGTGTAACAACATCAAACGATTCTTGTTCATTGCATCTCAATGagtattttgatttgttagaTGTCactgatgatgaagaatgaCCACTAAATTTATATCGCTATACTTTGTTTTGCGTATTGa
This sequence is a window from Arabidopsis thaliana chromosome 1 sequence. Protein-coding genes within it:
- a CDS encoding Phosphoglycerate mutase family protein (Phosphoglycerate mutase family protein; FUNCTIONS IN: catalytic activity; INVOLVED IN: metabolic process; LOCATED IN: cellular_component unknown; EXPRESSED IN: 22 plant structures; EXPRESSED DURING: 13 growth stages; CONTAINS InterPro DOMAIN/s: Histidine phosphatase superfamily, clade-1 (InterPro:IPR013078), Phosphoglycerate/bisphosphoglycerate mutase, active site (InterPro:IPR001345); BEST Arabidopsis thaliana protein match is: Phosphoglycerate mutase family protein (TAIR:AT3G05170.1); Has 1152 Blast hits to 1140 proteins in 473 species: Archae - 9; Bacteria - 736; Metazoa - 2; Fungi - 189; Plants - 85; Viruses - 0; Other Eukaryotes - 131 (source: NCBI BLink).); translated protein: MVNEKKMLPKRIILMRHGESAGNIDAGAYATTPDHKIPLTEEGRAQAREAGKKMRALISTQSGGACGENWRVYFYVSPYERTRTTLREVGKGFSRKRVIGVREECRIREQDFGNFQVEERMRVVKETRERFGRFFYRFPEGESAADVYDRVSSFLESMWRDVDMNRHQVDPSSELNLVIVSHGLTSRVFLTKWFKWTVAEFERLNNFGNCEFRVMELGASGEYTFAIHHSEEEMLDWGMSKDMIDDQKDRVDGCRVTTSNDSCSLHLNEYFDLLDVTDDEE